The Micromonospora sp. NBC_01740 genome includes a window with the following:
- a CDS encoding galactose-binding domain-containing protein, which translates to MPDHTTATPHAPPGTRTRAGIAALAGLALTATSLTVIALTSTATPAQAAGLSPFDIPGRGATVPFVEQEAEEVAHTGTRIGPDRRYGTLPSEASGREAVTLDAVGEYVEFTLTAPANAVTFRYSLPDNAAGTGRDASIDLRANGTLVKAVPVTSRYGWYYGGYPFNNNPGDTNPHHFYDETRAMFGTTYPAGSKIRLQVSSTAQSPTFTIDLADFELVGAPIAKPSGALDVVTDFGADPTGATDSTAKFQAAVDAGKAQGRAVWIPTGTFTLWDHVVVDGVTLRGAGPWYSVLGGRHPTDRKRAAGIYGKYVPGGGYSGEIRPHEAGGPSRNVTLRDFAIIGDIRERIDDDQVNAIGGAMSNSVVDNVWMQHTKVGAWMDGPMDNFTIRNSRILDQTADGVNFHWGVTNSTVTNTFVRNTGDDALAMWAQSVPNVNNSFTRNTIGVTILANHLVTYGGRDIKITDNVTADSVTNGGGIHVANRYPGVTGPTAVSGTITVARNTLIRNGNSDYNWRFGVGAIWFSALNEPIQGAAVNVTDTDILDSSYAALHWIEGQSSGISFNNVRIDGAGTYALQVQAPSQVSFTNVRATGIAQSNPMHNCVGSGFQITQGTGNSGWYTSTPYCGPWPEPQWGGGPTSPPPTTPPTTAPPTTPPPTTPPPTTPPPTGGNLAQGRPVTATSANQNYVATNTVDGNAASYWESANNAFPQSLTVDLGAARTVDRVVLKLPAGWESRTQTLSVLGSTDGSSWATLAGSAGRTFDPAGGNTVSISVPAGERRFVRLTVTGNTGWPAAQLSEFEVYGGGTTPPPTTPPPTTPPPAGNLALGRPAAATSHADVYVAANAVDGNPNTYWESANNAFPQSLTVDLGANRTVSRVVLKLPPSSAWQTRTQTLSVLGSTNGSSFTTLKASAGHTFNPASGNTVTVTFAATSQRYLRLTFTGNSSWPAGQLSEFEVHSS; encoded by the coding sequence ATGCCCGACCACACCACCGCCACCCCGCACGCGCCCCCCGGAACCAGGACCCGGGCGGGTATCGCCGCCCTCGCCGGCCTCGCCCTCACCGCGACCTCGCTCACCGTCATCGCGTTGACCAGCACCGCCACCCCCGCCCAGGCGGCGGGGCTCTCGCCGTTCGACATCCCGGGGCGGGGCGCCACCGTCCCGTTCGTCGAGCAGGAGGCGGAGGAGGTCGCGCACACCGGCACGAGGATCGGCCCGGACCGCCGCTACGGCACGCTGCCGTCCGAGGCGTCCGGCCGGGAGGCGGTCACCCTCGACGCCGTCGGCGAGTACGTCGAGTTCACCCTCACCGCGCCCGCCAACGCGGTGACCTTCCGCTACAGCCTGCCGGACAACGCCGCCGGCACCGGCCGGGACGCCAGCATCGACCTGCGGGCCAACGGCACCCTGGTCAAGGCGGTGCCGGTGACCTCGCGGTACGGCTGGTACTACGGCGGTTACCCGTTCAACAACAACCCGGGCGACACCAACCCGCACCACTTCTACGACGAGACCCGGGCCATGTTCGGGACCACGTACCCGGCCGGCAGCAAGATCCGCCTCCAGGTCTCCTCGACCGCCCAGTCGCCGACCTTCACCATCGACCTGGCCGACTTCGAGCTGGTGGGCGCCCCGATCGCCAAACCGTCCGGCGCGCTCGACGTGGTCACCGACTTCGGCGCCGACCCGACCGGGGCGACCGACTCCACCGCGAAGTTCCAGGCGGCGGTGGACGCCGGCAAGGCCCAGGGCCGGGCCGTCTGGATCCCGACCGGCACGTTCACCCTCTGGGACCACGTCGTCGTCGACGGGGTGACGCTGCGCGGGGCGGGACCGTGGTACTCGGTGCTCGGCGGGCGGCACCCGACCGACCGCAAGCGGGCCGCCGGCATCTACGGCAAGTACGTCCCCGGCGGCGGCTACAGCGGTGAGATCCGGCCGCACGAGGCCGGCGGACCCAGCCGCAACGTCACGCTGCGCGACTTCGCCATCATCGGCGACATCCGGGAGCGGATCGACGACGACCAGGTCAACGCCATCGGCGGGGCGATGTCGAATTCGGTGGTCGACAACGTCTGGATGCAGCACACCAAGGTCGGGGCCTGGATGGACGGCCCGATGGACAACTTCACCATCCGCAACAGCCGGATCCTCGACCAGACCGCCGACGGGGTGAACTTCCACTGGGGCGTCACCAACTCCACGGTGACCAACACGTTCGTACGCAACACGGGTGACGACGCCCTCGCCATGTGGGCGCAGAGCGTGCCGAACGTGAACAACTCCTTCACCCGCAACACGATCGGCGTGACGATCCTCGCCAACCACCTGGTGACCTACGGCGGGCGGGACATCAAGATCACCGACAACGTCACCGCCGACTCGGTCACCAACGGTGGCGGCATCCACGTCGCCAACCGCTACCCGGGCGTGACCGGCCCGACCGCCGTCTCCGGGACGATCACCGTCGCCCGGAACACGCTGATCCGCAACGGCAACTCGGACTACAACTGGCGCTTCGGCGTCGGCGCCATCTGGTTCTCCGCGCTCAACGAGCCCATCCAGGGCGCGGCGGTCAACGTCACCGACACCGACATCCTGGACAGCTCGTACGCGGCGCTGCACTGGATCGAGGGGCAGTCCAGCGGGATCAGCTTCAACAACGTACGGATCGACGGCGCGGGCACGTACGCCCTCCAGGTGCAGGCGCCCAGCCAGGTGTCGTTCACGAACGTGCGGGCCACCGGGATCGCCCAGTCCAACCCGATGCACAACTGCGTCGGCAGCGGCTTCCAGATCACCCAGGGCACCGGCAACTCCGGCTGGTACACGTCGACGCCGTACTGCGGGCCGTGGCCCGAGCCGCAGTGGGGCGGCGGCCCCACCAGCCCGCCCCCGACGACGCCGCCGACCACCGCGCCCCCGACCACCCCGCCGCCCACCACGCCCCCGCCGACCACCCCGCCCCCGACCGGCGGGAACCTGGCGCAGGGGCGGCCCGTGACCGCGACGAGCGCCAACCAGAACTACGTCGCGACGAACACGGTGGACGGCAACGCGGCCAGCTACTGGGAGAGCGCCAACAACGCGTTCCCGCAGTCGCTGACCGTCGACCTGGGCGCGGCGCGCACCGTCGACCGGGTGGTGCTGAAGCTGCCCGCCGGCTGGGAGAGCCGGACCCAGACGCTGTCGGTGCTCGGCTCGACCGACGGCTCCTCGTGGGCCACCCTCGCCGGGTCGGCCGGGCGCACGTTCGACCCGGCCGGCGGCAACACGGTGTCGATCAGCGTGCCGGCCGGCGAGCGCCGGTTCGTCCGGCTGACCGTCACCGGCAACACGGGCTGGCCGGCGGCGCAGCTCTCCGAGTTCGAGGTGTACGGCGGCGGCACCACGCCGCCTCCGACGACCCCGCCGCCGACGACCCCGCCCCCGGCCGGGAACCTGGCGCTCGGTCGACCGGCCGCGGCGACCAGCCACGCCGACGTGTACGTGGCGGCCAACGCGGTCGACGGCAACCCGAACACCTACTGGGAGAGCGCCAACAACGCCTTCCCGCAGTCGCTGACGGTGGACCTGGGCGCCAACCGGACGGTGTCCCGGGTCGTGCTGAAGCTCCCGCCGTCCTCGGCCTGGCAGACCCGCACCCAGACGCTGTCGGTGCTCGGCTCCACCAACGGCTCGTCGTTCACCACCCTGAAGGCGTCCGCAGGCCACACCTTCAACCCGGCCAGCGGCAACACGGTCACCGTGACCTTCGCGGCGACCAGCCAGCGGTACCTGCGGCTGACGTTCACCGGCAACAGCAGCTGGCCCGCCGGCCAGCTCAGCGAGTTCGAGGTCCACTCCAGCTAG
- a CDS encoding discoidin domain-containing protein produces the protein MSRNGTRPGTAPAGAPRPVPRSTRPANRRLLAGVLAGLLLTAVPAVTPAAAAPPADPAATAARAALLAGLSATMTASSHNQNYVASNANDGNAATYWESANNAFPQWIQADLGATVTVDRVVLKLPPSSDWQTRTQTLSVLGSTNGSSFTTLKASGGHTFNPATGNTVTVSFTATSTRYVRVQVTGNTGWPAAQLSEVEVYGAAGNPDTQAPSVPGNLAYTQPASGQIRLTWSASTDNVGVTGYDVYANGALRGSVNGSTLTYTDSQPNSATVSYHVRARDAAGNQSANSNTVTRTGTGNPPVGTNLAVGKPITASGHVHTFVATNANDNNVATYWEGSGNPSTLTVQLGANASLSQVVLKLNPDSAWGARTQNITVLGRDQGSSTFTTLVGAANYAFSPASGNTVTIPVSGAAADVRLSIASNTGAPAGQIAEFQVIGTPAPNPDLTVTGMSFSPSAPVETSTVTLSATVRNAGSAASGATNVNFYLGTNRVGTAPVGGLAAGASATVTANIGNRDAGSYPLSAKVDESNTVVEQDDTNNSYTNPSPLVVSPVASSDLVAAAVAWSPGTPAAGNTVTFSVSIRNAGSVASASGAHGITLTVLNEAGTVVRTLTGSYSGVINAGATVGPVNLGTWTAANGKYTVRVVLAADGNELPVKQGNNTSDRALFVGRGANMPYDMYEAEDGVVGGGASVVGPNRTVGDLAGEASGRRAVTLNSTGSYVEWTTRASTNTLVTRFSIPDAPGGGGINSTLNVYVNGAFHKAIDLTSRYAWLYGNEASPGNSPSAGGPRHIYDEANVMLNSTVPAGSRIRLQKDPANTTTYAIDFINTEQVAPIANPDPARYATPTGFTHSDVQNALDRVRMDTTGNLVGVYLPAGNYSTASKFQVYGKAVKVTGAGPWYTRFNAPSGQDNTDIGFRAENSAAGSSFANFAYFGNYTSRIDGPGKVFDFSNVSNIVIDNIWNEHMVCLYWGANTDHMTIKNSRIRNMFADGINMTNGSTNNLVSNNDARATGDDSFALFSAIDAGGADMKDNVYENLTSTLTWRAAGVAVYGGYGNTFRNIYIADTLVYSGITISSLDFGYPMNGFGASPPTRFENISIVRAGGHFWGAQTFPAIWVFSASKVFQGIRVSDVDIVDPTYSGIMFQTNYVGGQPQFPVTDTVFTNVSISGARKSGDAYDAKSGFGIWANPMPETGQGPAVGSVTFNNLRLSNNAVDIQNTTTTFTINRN, from the coding sequence ATGTCCAGAAACGGCACCAGACCCGGGACCGCGCCGGCCGGCGCGCCCCGTCCCGTCCCCCGGTCGACCCGCCCGGCCAACCGGCGGCTGCTCGCCGGCGTGCTCGCCGGGCTGCTCCTCACCGCCGTCCCGGCCGTCACCCCGGCCGCCGCCGCGCCACCGGCGGACCCGGCCGCGACCGCCGCCCGCGCCGCCCTGCTCGCCGGGCTCTCCGCGACCATGACCGCCAGCAGCCACAACCAGAACTACGTGGCGAGCAACGCCAACGACGGCAACGCGGCCACCTACTGGGAGAGCGCCAACAACGCGTTCCCGCAGTGGATCCAGGCCGACCTCGGCGCCACCGTCACCGTCGACCGGGTGGTGCTCAAGCTGCCGCCCTCGTCGGACTGGCAGACCCGCACCCAGACGCTGTCGGTGCTCGGCTCCACCAACGGCTCGTCGTTCACCACCCTGAAGGCGTCCGGCGGCCACACCTTCAACCCGGCCACGGGCAACACCGTCACCGTCAGCTTCACCGCGACCAGCACCCGGTACGTGCGGGTGCAGGTCACCGGCAACACCGGCTGGCCGGCCGCCCAACTCTCCGAGGTCGAGGTCTACGGCGCCGCCGGCAACCCCGACACCCAGGCCCCCAGCGTCCCGGGCAACCTCGCGTACACCCAGCCCGCCAGCGGGCAGATCCGGCTCACCTGGTCCGCGTCCACGGACAACGTCGGGGTCACCGGCTACGACGTGTACGCCAACGGCGCGCTGCGCGGCAGCGTCAACGGCTCCACGCTGACGTACACCGACAGCCAGCCGAACAGCGCCACGGTCTCGTACCACGTCCGGGCCAGGGACGCCGCCGGCAACCAGTCGGCGAACAGCAACACCGTGACCCGGACCGGCACCGGCAACCCGCCGGTCGGCACCAACCTGGCGGTCGGCAAGCCGATCACCGCCTCCGGGCACGTGCACACGTTCGTGGCCACCAACGCCAACGACAACAACGTGGCCACCTACTGGGAGGGCAGCGGCAACCCGAGCACGCTGACCGTGCAGCTCGGCGCCAACGCCAGCCTCAGCCAGGTCGTGCTGAAGCTGAACCCCGACTCCGCCTGGGGGGCGCGTACCCAGAACATCACCGTCCTCGGGCGGGACCAGGGCTCCTCGACCTTCACCACCCTGGTCGGCGCGGCGAACTACGCCTTCAGCCCGGCCAGCGGCAACACGGTGACCATCCCGGTCTCCGGCGCGGCGGCCGACGTGCGGCTCTCGATCGCCTCGAACACCGGCGCCCCGGCCGGTCAGATCGCCGAGTTCCAGGTCATCGGCACCCCGGCGCCGAACCCGGACCTGACCGTGACCGGCATGTCGTTCAGCCCGTCCGCGCCCGTGGAGACGAGCACCGTCACGCTCTCGGCCACCGTCCGCAACGCCGGCTCGGCGGCCTCCGGCGCCACCAACGTCAACTTCTACCTCGGCACCAACCGGGTGGGCACCGCGCCGGTCGGCGGCCTGGCGGCCGGCGCCTCGGCCACGGTCACCGCCAACATCGGCAACCGGGACGCGGGCAGCTATCCGCTGAGCGCGAAGGTCGACGAGTCGAACACCGTCGTCGAGCAGGACGACACCAACAACAGCTACACCAACCCGAGTCCGCTGGTGGTCAGCCCGGTCGCCAGCTCCGACCTGGTCGCCGCCGCGGTCGCCTGGTCGCCGGGCACCCCGGCGGCCGGCAACACGGTCACCTTCTCGGTGTCGATCCGCAACGCCGGCAGCGTGGCCTCCGCGTCGGGCGCGCACGGCATCACGCTCACCGTGCTCAACGAGGCGGGCACGGTCGTGCGTACGCTGACCGGCTCGTACTCCGGGGTGATCAACGCCGGGGCCACCGTCGGCCCGGTCAACCTGGGCACCTGGACGGCCGCGAACGGCAAGTACACCGTCCGGGTGGTGCTCGCGGCCGACGGCAACGAGCTGCCGGTCAAGCAGGGCAACAACACCAGCGACCGGGCGCTCTTCGTGGGGCGCGGCGCCAACATGCCGTACGACATGTACGAGGCCGAGGACGGCGTGGTCGGCGGCGGCGCCAGCGTCGTCGGGCCGAACCGGACCGTCGGCGACCTCGCCGGTGAGGCGTCCGGCCGGCGGGCGGTGACCCTCAACTCGACCGGCAGCTACGTCGAGTGGACCACCCGGGCCAGCACCAACACCCTGGTCACCCGCTTCTCCATCCCGGACGCCCCGGGCGGCGGCGGGATCAACTCGACGCTGAACGTCTACGTCAACGGCGCGTTCCACAAGGCCATCGACCTGACGTCCCGGTACGCCTGGCTCTACGGCAACGAGGCCAGCCCGGGCAACTCGCCGAGCGCGGGCGGACCGCGGCACATCTACGACGAGGCCAACGTCATGCTCAACTCGACCGTGCCGGCGGGCAGCCGGATCCGTCTCCAGAAGGACCCGGCCAACACCACCACGTACGCGATCGACTTCATCAACACCGAGCAGGTGGCGCCGATCGCGAACCCGGACCCGGCGCGCTACGCCACGCCGACCGGCTTCACCCACTCCGACGTGCAGAACGCCCTGGACCGGGTGCGGATGGACACCACCGGCAACCTCGTCGGGGTGTACCTGCCCGCCGGCAACTACTCCACCGCGTCGAAGTTCCAGGTGTACGGCAAGGCGGTCAAGGTGACCGGCGCCGGCCCCTGGTACACCCGGTTCAACGCGCCCTCCGGCCAGGACAACACCGACATCGGCTTCCGGGCCGAGAACTCGGCGGCCGGATCGTCGTTCGCGAACTTCGCCTACTTCGGCAACTACACCTCGCGGATCGACGGGCCGGGCAAGGTGTTCGACTTCTCCAACGTGTCGAACATCGTGATCGACAACATCTGGAACGAGCACATGGTGTGCCTCTACTGGGGCGCGAACACCGACCACATGACGATCAAGAACTCCCGGATCCGGAACATGTTCGCCGACGGCATCAACATGACCAACGGGAGCACCAACAACCTGGTCAGCAACAACGACGCCCGGGCCACCGGCGACGACAGCTTCGCGCTGTTCTCGGCGATCGACGCGGGCGGCGCCGACATGAAGGACAACGTCTACGAGAACCTGACCTCGACGCTGACCTGGCGGGCCGCCGGTGTCGCCGTCTACGGCGGCTACGGCAACACGTTCCGCAACATCTACATCGCGGACACGCTCGTCTACTCCGGCATCACCATCAGCTCGCTCGACTTCGGCTACCCGATGAACGGCTTCGGGGCGAGCCCGCCCACCCGGTTCGAGAACATCTCGATCGTCCGGGCCGGTGGGCACTTCTGGGGCGCGCAGACCTTCCCGGCGATCTGGGTCTTCTCCGCCTCGAAGGTGTTCCAGGGCATCCGGGTCAGCGACGTCGACATCGTCGATCCGACCTACAGCGGCATCATGTTCCAGACCAACTACGTCGGCGGGCAGCCGCAGTTCCCGGTCACCGACACGGTCTTCACCAACGTCTCCATCAGCGGAGCCCGCAAGAGCGGTGACGCGTACGACGCGAAGTCCGGCTTCGGCATCTGGGCCAACCCGATGCCGGAGACGGGGCAGGGCCCGGCCGTCGGGTCGGTCACCTTCAACAACCTGCGGCTGAGCAACAACGCGGTGGACATCCAGAACACCACCACGACGTTCACCATCAACCGCAACTGA
- a CDS encoding crotonase/enoyl-CoA hydratase family protein, producing the protein MGVRVERAAAVTTVILDRPAARNAVDGPMARALADAFRAFEADPDAAVAVLWGAGGTFCAGADLKAIATPSGNRVEAQGDGPMGPTRMTLSKPVIAAISGHAVAGGLELALWCDLRVAEADAVLGVFCRRWGVPLIDGGTVRLPRLIGESRAMDLILTGRPVPAEEAYAMGLVNRLVAPGESRAAAERLAAEIARHPQTCLRNDRAALLAGAGRPEPEAMAGELAYGMASLAADAAAGAARFAAGAGRHGDPAD; encoded by the coding sequence ATGGGCGTACGCGTCGAACGCGCCGCGGCGGTGACCACGGTGATCCTGGACCGCCCGGCGGCCCGCAACGCGGTCGACGGGCCGATGGCACGGGCGCTGGCCGACGCGTTCCGCGCCTTCGAGGCCGACCCCGACGCGGCGGTGGCCGTGCTCTGGGGTGCCGGCGGCACGTTCTGCGCCGGGGCCGACCTGAAGGCCATCGCCACCCCGAGCGGCAACCGGGTCGAGGCGCAGGGGGACGGCCCGATGGGTCCGACCCGGATGACGCTCAGCAAGCCGGTGATCGCCGCGATCTCCGGTCACGCGGTGGCCGGCGGGCTGGAGCTGGCGCTCTGGTGCGACCTGCGGGTCGCCGAAGCCGACGCGGTGCTCGGGGTTTTCTGCCGCCGCTGGGGGGTGCCGCTGATCGACGGGGGCACGGTCCGGCTGCCCCGGCTGATCGGCGAGAGCCGGGCGATGGACCTGATCCTCACGGGGCGGCCGGTGCCGGCCGAGGAGGCGTACGCCATGGGCCTGGTCAACCGGCTGGTCGCGCCGGGTGAGTCCCGGGCGGCGGCCGAGCGGCTGGCCGCCGAGATCGCCCGGCACCCGCAGACCTGCCTGCGCAACGACCGGGCGGCGCTGCTCGCCGGCGCCGGCCGGCCCGAGCCGGAGGCCATGGCGGGCGAACTGGCGTACGGGATGGCCTCGCTGGCCGCCGACGCGGCGGCCGGGGCGGCCCGGTTCGCCGCCGGCGCCGGTCGGCACGGCGACCCGGCCGACTGA
- a CDS encoding EamA family transporter, whose protein sequence is MYALSSRPLPAGRPASRLSVALGQPRAVPPPLLMLLGMLSTQVGAAVAKQLFGSASAGGTTTLRLGFAALILLVLVRPGLRLGWRTAGLVGAFGLALAVMNLAFYAALHRVPLGVAVTIGFAGPLLVSLAGSRRLADVAWAALAGGGVLLISGLGGTGMDRLGLLCCVAVAVGWAGYVLLGKAVSARVPGSRGLALGMAVAALAVLPFGVAGSGAALLDPWTLALGAAVALLSSVLPYSAEMAALRRMPARVFAVLLSLEPAIGALVGLVLLGELLAWPQAAGVACVVGAALGATLVRRERPAAP, encoded by the coding sequence GTGTACGCACTCTCCTCCCGCCCGCTGCCGGCCGGTCGACCGGCGAGCCGACTGAGCGTCGCGCTGGGGCAGCCCCGGGCCGTGCCGCCCCCGCTGCTGATGCTGCTGGGCATGCTCTCCACCCAGGTCGGGGCGGCCGTCGCCAAGCAGCTCTTCGGCAGCGCCAGCGCCGGCGGCACCACCACGCTGCGGCTCGGCTTCGCCGCGCTCATCCTGCTGGTCCTGGTCCGGCCGGGGCTGCGCCTGGGCTGGCGTACCGCCGGTCTGGTCGGGGCGTTCGGGCTGGCCCTGGCGGTCATGAACCTCGCCTTCTACGCGGCCCTGCACCGGGTGCCGCTGGGCGTCGCGGTCACCATCGGCTTCGCCGGGCCGCTGCTGGTGTCGCTCGCCGGCAGCCGCCGGCTCGCCGACGTGGCGTGGGCGGCGCTGGCCGGCGGCGGCGTGCTGCTGATCAGCGGGCTCGGCGGGACGGGGATGGACCGGCTGGGGCTGCTGTGCTGCGTGGCCGTCGCGGTCGGCTGGGCCGGCTACGTGCTGCTCGGCAAGGCGGTCAGCGCCCGGGTGCCGGGCAGCCGGGGCCTCGCGCTGGGGATGGCCGTCGCCGCGCTGGCCGTGCTGCCGTTCGGGGTCGCCGGCAGCGGTGCGGCGCTGCTCGACCCGTGGACCCTCGCGCTGGGCGCGGCGGTGGCGCTGCTGTCGTCGGTGCTGCCGTACTCGGCGGAGATGGCGGCGCTGCGCCGGATGCCGGCCCGGGTCTTCGCGGTCCTGCTCAGCCTGGAGCCGGCGATCGGGGCGCTGGTCGGGCTGGTTCTGCTCGGCGAGCTGCTGGCCTGGCCGCAGGCGGCGGGGGTGGCCTGCGTGGTCGGCGCCGCGCTGGGCGCCACCCTGGTCCGCCGGGAGCGGCCCGCCGCGCCCTGA
- a CDS encoding Rieske 2Fe-2S domain-containing protein, giving the protein MRALLTKIEQASGLDRVGDRLQRAVQATLRPQRVRDLLHGVWLGHPLHPAMVQVPVGAWISTAVLDLMPGQRRAAATLCAVGTVSALPAAVTGLNDWAALARDQRRIGLVHAASNSVGLAFYAGSVAARMTGRHNLGRTLGFLGLGAASMGAYLGGHLAYKQGAQVNQSISELHRMSDGWHSIADMAALPERTLITRDVDDVSVILYRHGDEVTVMLERCPHQSGPLGEGEVREIDGHDCVVCPWHGSAFRLNGGEVVHGPSGNDQQILPTRVVDGVLETRLP; this is encoded by the coding sequence GTGCGAGCACTCTTGACGAAGATCGAGCAGGCATCCGGTCTGGACCGGGTCGGCGACCGGTTGCAGCGTGCCGTCCAGGCCACCCTCCGACCGCAGCGGGTCCGCGACCTGCTGCACGGCGTCTGGCTGGGCCATCCGCTGCACCCGGCGATGGTGCAGGTGCCGGTGGGCGCGTGGATCAGCACGGCGGTGCTGGACCTGATGCCGGGGCAGCGCCGGGCCGCCGCCACGCTGTGCGCGGTGGGCACCGTCAGTGCCCTCCCGGCTGCGGTCACCGGCCTCAACGACTGGGCGGCACTGGCTCGTGACCAGCGCCGGATCGGCCTGGTGCACGCCGCGTCCAACAGCGTCGGCCTGGCGTTCTACGCCGGCTCGGTGGCCGCCCGGATGACCGGTCGGCACAACCTCGGCCGTACGCTCGGCTTCCTCGGGCTCGGCGCCGCCAGCATGGGGGCCTACCTCGGCGGGCACCTGGCGTACAAGCAGGGCGCGCAGGTCAACCAGAGCATCTCCGAGCTGCACCGGATGAGCGACGGCTGGCACTCGATCGCGGACATGGCTGCCCTGCCGGAGCGCACGCTGATCACCCGGGACGTCGACGACGTCTCGGTGATCCTCTACCGGCACGGCGACGAGGTCACCGTGATGCTGGAGCGCTGCCCGCACCAGAGCGGCCCGCTGGGCGAGGGCGAGGTGCGCGAGATCGACGGGCACGACTGCGTGGTCTGCCCGTGGCACGGCAGCGCGTTCCGCCTCAACGGCGGCGAGGTCGTGCACGGCCCCTCCGGCAACGACCAGCAGATCCTGCCGACCCGCGTCGTCGACGGCGTCCTGGAGACCCGTCTGCCCTGA
- a CDS encoding LysM peptidoglycan-binding domain-containing protein, with product MAASGRSVVRRTGRILTGFGALVVLCAVLVGAPVALLALAGNPLPDHLPSVAEIGSTLTSRDDGRLFLRALALAGWFGWATFAFSVLVELCAQALRRPAPRLPGMSRQQRAAAALVGSVALVLAASPAASAAAAVAGPYALPAAPPAAARTVAEAAWPGPAAHTWSTPVASSAPVTSSASDDGVAVYRVARGDHLGAVAQRYLDEFADYRELAELNRLGDPDRIHPGQLLRLPGDAEDRGARRHATGRLVARPTPPAPARPAPQPAPGKVAPERATPPPPAAEAPVPPPAERDAGQAPTVTVGAARAGEPDRVNRPLAVSAVLAVASIVGAQIGAVLGLRRRPAHVPAGAARTTAAARRGSTARGTTTARRGTGHRDIRTTPRGSAIGVDRGTGTGTHDSVPTGHGRTRADSSHDTAIGRHRRP from the coding sequence ATGGCCGCATCGGGGCGTTCCGTCGTACGGCGGACCGGACGCATCCTGACCGGGTTCGGCGCGCTCGTCGTGCTCTGCGCGGTGCTGGTCGGCGCGCCGGTGGCGCTGCTCGCCCTCGCCGGCAACCCGCTGCCCGACCACCTGCCCAGCGTCGCGGAGATCGGTTCGACGCTGACCAGCCGGGACGACGGGCGGCTCTTCCTGCGGGCGCTGGCGCTGGCCGGCTGGTTCGGCTGGGCCACGTTCGCCTTCTCCGTCCTGGTCGAACTCTGCGCGCAGGCGCTGCGCCGGCCGGCGCCCCGACTGCCGGGGATGAGTCGCCAGCAACGGGCCGCCGCCGCGCTGGTCGGTTCGGTCGCGCTGGTCCTCGCGGCCAGCCCGGCGGCGAGTGCGGCGGCGGCGGTCGCCGGCCCGTACGCCCTGCCGGCGGCACCGCCCGCAGCCGCGCGGACGGTTGCGGAGGCCGCCTGGCCGGGTCCGGCCGCGCACACCTGGTCCACCCCGGTCGCCTCGTCCGCTCCCGTGACCTCATCCGCCTCGGACGACGGTGTGGCGGTCTACCGGGTGGCCCGGGGCGACCACCTGGGCGCGGTCGCCCAGCGCTACCTGGACGAATTCGCCGACTACCGGGAGTTGGCCGAGCTGAACCGGCTCGGCGACCCCGACCGGATCCACCCGGGTCAGCTGTTGAGGCTGCCCGGGGACGCAGAGGACCGGGGTGCCCGCCGGCACGCGACCGGCCGCCTCGTCGCCCGCCCGACCCCACCCGCGCCCGCCCGGCCGGCCCCGCAGCCGGCACCTGGGAAGGTCGCTCCCGAGCGGGCCACGCCGCCCCCGCCGGCTGCCGAGGCCCCGGTGCCGCCCCCGGCGGAGAGGGACGCCGGTCAGGCCCCGACGGTGACGGTGGGCGCCGCCCGCGCCGGCGAGCCCGACCGGGTGAACCGGCCCCTCGCGGTCTCCGCCGTCCTGGCGGTGGCGAGCATCGTCGGCGCGCAGATCGGCGCGGTCCTGGGCCTGCGCCGCCGCCCGGCCCACGTACCGGCCGGCGCGGCCCGGACCACGGCCGCCGCCCGTCGGGGCAGCACCGCGCGCGGCACCACCACGGCCAGGCGCGGCACGGGTCACCGGGACATCCGCACCACCCCACGCGGCAGCGCGATCGGAGTCGACCGGGGCACGGGGACCGGTACCCACGACAGCGTTCCGACCGGCCACGGCCGGACCCGTGCGGATTCGTCCCACGACACGGCGATCGGCCGCCACCGCCGCCCCTGA
- a CDS encoding pilus assembly protein TadG-related protein — protein MTAVAGRHDQGRVSIFLAVAMVGVLSVIGLAFDGAGQLRTLQRADNLAAEAARAGGQAIDRATAIEGGPTRIDRPQARRAVAGYLAAAGAAGHTVSFPVVDGETRVRVRVTVTHRRSMLGLLGFDETVTVSGEATARPLTGAP, from the coding sequence ATGACCGCCGTGGCCGGTCGGCACGACCAGGGCCGGGTCAGCATCTTCCTCGCGGTGGCGATGGTCGGCGTCCTCTCCGTCATCGGCCTGGCCTTCGACGGCGCGGGTCAGCTGCGCACGTTGCAGCGGGCCGACAACCTCGCGGCCGAGGCCGCCCGCGCCGGCGGCCAGGCCATCGACCGGGCCACCGCCATCGAGGGCGGGCCGACCCGGATCGACCGCCCCCAGGCCCGCCGGGCCGTCGCCGGTTACCTCGCCGCCGCCGGCGCCGCCGGCCACACCGTCAGCTTCCCGGTCGTCGACGGGGAGACCCGGGTCCGGGTACGCGTCACCGTCACGCACCGCAGATCCATGCTCGGCCTGCTCGGCTTCGACGAGACCGTCACCGTCTCCGGTGAGGCGACCGCGCGGCCGCTCACCGGGGCACCGTAG